One window from the genome of Phycisphaerae bacterium encodes:
- a CDS encoding transposase, protein MAKPLVTDKLWTLIEPYIPVKRRRWRHPGRRRLPNRACLSGIVLVSMSGIPWEMLPQEMVCGSGMTCWRRLDITRPFSRSAAS, encoded by the coding sequence ATGGCCAAACCACTGGTAACGGATAAACTATGGACGCTGATCGAGCCGTACATTCCTGTCAAACGCCGACGGTGGCGCCATCCCGGACGGCGGCGTCTGCCGAACCGTGCGTGCCTAAGTGGCATCGTCTTAGTCTCGATGTCGGGCATCCCCTGGGAGATGCTGCCCCAGGAAATGGTCTGCGGCTCGGGGATGACCTGTTGGCGTCGGCTCGACATCACTAGGCCTTTCTCACGATCGGCTGCATCTTGA
- a CDS encoding zinc-dependent peptidase — MFGFKRKRREHIRRRPFPPAWLEILERNVKYYGLLTPEEQAELRGDIQVFLKEKRFEGCGGLTITDEIRVTIAAQACILLLHRRTDEYPRMQTVLVYPHPYVADGKQRLPDGTILEGVQSRLGESWYRGPVVLAWDDVLMGAADVHDGRNVVFHEFAHQLDSESGANEGAPALPRRSMYIAWARVLGREYAHLVDDLKHHRRTFINAYGATNPAEFFAVITEAFLEQPVQLQRRHPELYDQLVAFYQQDPASRVRQFGRTKRLPPQT; from the coding sequence ATGTTTGGCTTCAAGCGTAAGAGACGGGAACACATTCGAAGGCGGCCATTTCCGCCCGCCTGGCTGGAGATCCTCGAACGGAACGTGAAATATTATGGCCTGCTCACGCCGGAAGAACAGGCCGAGCTGCGCGGAGACATCCAGGTGTTTCTGAAAGAGAAGCGCTTTGAGGGCTGCGGTGGCTTGACCATTACCGATGAAATCCGCGTCACCATCGCCGCTCAGGCCTGCATTCTGTTGCTCCATCGCCGAACTGATGAATATCCGCGCATGCAAACGGTGCTTGTGTACCCGCATCCTTATGTGGCCGACGGGAAACAGCGCCTTCCGGATGGCACGATCCTGGAGGGTGTTCAATCGCGCTTGGGCGAGTCATGGTACCGTGGTCCGGTCGTCCTCGCCTGGGACGATGTGCTAATGGGGGCGGCCGACGTACATGACGGGCGCAATGTTGTCTTTCACGAATTCGCCCACCAGCTTGACAGCGAGTCAGGAGCCAACGAAGGTGCACCAGCCCTGCCGCGCCGTTCGATGTACATCGCATGGGCACGCGTGCTGGGGCGGGAGTACGCCCATCTGGTCGACGATTTGAAACACCATCGACGGACGTTCATCAATGCCTACGGGGCAACGAACCCCGCGGAGTTCTTCGCGGTCATCACCGAGGCCTTTCTTGAACAACCGGTGCAGCTGCAGCGCCGCCACCCGGAGCTGTACGACCAACTGGTCGCGTTCTACCAACAGGACCCCGCGTCGCGCGTTCGGCAGTTCGGGCGGACGAAGCGCTTACCGCCCCAAACCTGA
- a CDS encoding DUF4203 domain-containing protein, which yields MTAGVRIVLGLLVLLLGRRLYWIMVGISGFLAGSEFAQQFLADWAPWSRFLVAIGAGAIGVVLAIFAQRIAFAVLGFYGGGFIALVLTRSTAGDNAQLAWFILAGLAGAIIAAAVMDWAIILLTSFAGASAIVAGLALGPAFQAVLLLILAALGIAIQSRGLKPGIRQRGPRGESIASQE from the coding sequence ATGACGGCCGGCGTTCGAATCGTGCTGGGGTTGCTCGTTTTGCTGCTGGGGCGACGGTTGTACTGGATCATGGTCGGCATCAGTGGATTCCTGGCCGGTTCCGAGTTTGCCCAACAGTTTCTCGCCGATTGGGCTCCTTGGTCGCGGTTCTTGGTAGCGATCGGGGCCGGTGCGATCGGCGTGGTGCTCGCCATCTTCGCACAACGGATCGCCTTCGCGGTGCTGGGTTTCTACGGTGGCGGCTTCATCGCCTTGGTACTCACCCGATCAACCGCGGGTGACAATGCGCAACTGGCTTGGTTCATACTCGCCGGCCTGGCGGGGGCGATCATCGCGGCGGCGGTGATGGATTGGGCGATCATCCTGTTGACCTCATTCGCCGGGGCATCGGCGATCGTCGCGGGCCTCGCCTTGGGACCCGCTTTCCAAGCGGTTCTTCTGCTGATCTTGGCGGCCCTCGGAATCGCGATTCAGAGCCGCGGGCTGAAGCCCGGAATTCGGCAACGAGGGCCTCGAGGCGAATCGATCGCATCGCAGGAGTAA
- a CDS encoding DUF1003 domain-containing protein yields MDVTKDDRNHKHACAICGKTFSHRELMAGAVIRPAVADQIRRAHPDWSPDQYVCRADLATFREQYVHSLLESERGELTSLEEEVLRSLRDHEVLASNVDAQFEQEWTLGERLADRIATFGGSWTFLIVFAVFLAVWITMNSLVLLWRPIDPYPFILLNLVLSCLAAIQAPIIMMSQNRQEAKDRLRARHDYQVNLKAELEIRQLHEKIDHLLSHQWERLVEIQEVQLELLSEIGKR; encoded by the coding sequence ATGGACGTGACCAAGGACGACCGCAACCACAAGCATGCATGCGCCATTTGCGGAAAGACCTTCTCTCACCGGGAACTGATGGCCGGTGCGGTCATTCGTCCGGCTGTGGCCGACCAGATACGCCGCGCCCACCCCGATTGGTCTCCCGACCAATACGTCTGCCGGGCGGATCTCGCGACATTCCGTGAGCAATACGTACATTCTTTGCTGGAATCGGAAAGGGGAGAACTAACTTCGCTGGAGGAGGAAGTTCTACGGAGTCTTCGCGACCACGAGGTGCTGGCCAGTAATGTCGATGCGCAGTTCGAGCAGGAGTGGACGCTCGGTGAACGCCTAGCCGACCGTATCGCGACGTTCGGCGGTAGCTGGACTTTCCTGATTGTCTTCGCAGTATTCCTGGCGGTCTGGATCACGATGAACTCGCTGGTGCTACTGTGGCGACCGATTGATCCGTATCCGTTCATCCTCCTCAACCTTGTGCTTTCCTGTCTTGCCGCCATTCAGGCACCCATCATCATGATGAGCCAGAACCGGCAGGAGGCCAAAGATCGCCTGCGTGCCCGCCACGACTACCAGGTGAACTTGAAGGCGGAACTTGAGATCAGGCAGTTGCACGAAAAGATCGATCACCTGCTCTCGCACCAATGGGAGCGCTTGGTGGAAATCCAGGAAGTCCAGCTCGAGCTGCTGTCGGAAATCGGCAAGCGCTGA
- a CDS encoding class II glutamine amidotransferase codes for MCRFVLYSGPSVTLSSLLVEPANSLIHQSFHGDESEDPLNGDGFGIAWYVPKHSLQPALFRSMSPAWSNRNLVSLSRVTESECILAHIRAATLGLAVSESNCHPFASGRFAFMHNGDIGAFRRIRRKLIESLSDRAFNTVQGAMDSEYVFAVLLDEIGFGDLPRTVAALADGVRRTIAQLEAPVRKSGEAVPSYLNLAVTDGRNAAVSRFVSGGRSDAASLHNSAGGRYECYEGACRMRSVKPSEYAMIVSSEPLSGDKSWQEIPAGDLVTIDEHRNVQMLSI; via the coding sequence ATGTGCCGCTTCGTGCTCTATTCCGGTCCGTCCGTGACACTTTCTTCGTTGCTGGTCGAGCCGGCTAATTCGTTGATCCATCAGAGCTTTCACGGCGATGAGTCGGAGGATCCACTGAATGGCGACGGATTCGGAATCGCATGGTACGTTCCGAAACACAGTCTTCAACCGGCGCTCTTTCGCTCCATGTCGCCGGCTTGGAGCAATCGAAATCTAGTCTCCTTGTCCCGCGTTACCGAAAGCGAGTGTATCTTGGCGCATATACGGGCGGCGACACTGGGACTGGCAGTCAGCGAGAGCAACTGCCACCCCTTCGCATCCGGTCGGTTTGCGTTCATGCATAATGGGGATATCGGCGCGTTTCGGCGCATCCGCCGCAAGCTCATCGAATCGCTTTCCGATCGGGCCTTCAACACGGTCCAAGGCGCCATGGACTCTGAGTATGTTTTCGCGGTGCTCCTCGACGAAATCGGATTCGGCGACCTGCCGCGGACGGTAGCGGCTCTCGCGGATGGGGTCCGGCGGACGATTGCTCAGCTCGAGGCCCCCGTCCGCAAGTCTGGCGAAGCCGTGCCCTCATATCTGAATCTCGCGGTGACCGACGGACGTAACGCGGCGGTATCGCGCTTCGTGAGTGGCGGACGCTCCGACGCGGCGTCCCTCCATAACAGCGCCGGAGGCCGGTATGAGTGCTACGAAGGAGCTTGTAGAATGCGCTCCGTGAAACCGAGTGAGTATGCAATGATTGTGAGTTCGGAGCCGTTGAGCGGTGATAAGAGTTGGCAGGAAATTCCGGCCGGTGATCTCGTAACCATTGACGAGCACCGAAATGTCCAAATGCTGTCCATATAA